A stretch of Parcubacteria group bacterium DNA encodes these proteins:
- a CDS encoding flippase yields MAVARKIAYNVFFNATAKILATVLALVSIGFITRYLGRDGFGDYATVLAFFSFFGSLADLGLYSVATREISRVGSDEKKIMGNVFSLRLTSAIIVFLFSPLVFLLPYSHDLKLGIIIAAASFVFSSAYSVLNGIFQKYLAMDKVAITELIGKVIQMGIIIFAVKMDLGFSMIIFSLLVYMIFNFFVILLLSRRYVKFKFEVDFGYWRKFIKESLPMGIAVVITFLYFKTDTIMLSMMRSSSDVGIYNAAYKVIENITFFPAMIIGLILPLTARYIFTDKKKFHNISDKTFKFFVILIIPIIVGTLFLSDGIIKLIGGGGFAESANVLRIIIFSLAFIFFGSFFNNILLAGNLQKKLMIALGFCAIFNISINFYLIPRYSYLGASYTSVFTEMLVAIFGFYLSKKYLRYTPRINNIGSMFASGIAMSLFLFIFQGFNFFMIALGSTAVYLIFLYITKAISQDEIKSLFNREKIQIEEIFPEEPIG; encoded by the coding sequence ATGGCTGTTGCCAGAAAAATTGCCTACAATGTTTTTTTCAACGCTACTGCCAAAATATTAGCTACTGTTTTAGCATTAGTATCAATTGGTTTTATCACCCGCTACCTTGGCAGAGACGGCTTCGGAGATTACGCAACTGTGCTTGCGTTTTTTTCTTTTTTCGGATCTTTGGCTGATCTTGGCCTTTATTCCGTCGCTACTAGGGAAATTTCAAGAGTTGGCTCCGATGAAAAGAAGATAATGGGAAATGTTTTTTCCTTAAGACTCACTTCTGCAATTATCGTTTTTCTTTTTTCTCCGTTAGTTTTTCTTCTGCCGTATTCGCATGATTTAAAATTGGGAATAATTATCGCAGCTGCGTCTTTTGTTTTTTCTTCCGCCTATTCAGTTCTTAATGGAATATTCCAAAAATACCTGGCGATGGATAAAGTTGCCATCACGGAACTCATCGGCAAGGTCATCCAAATGGGAATTATAATATTTGCCGTAAAAATGGACTTGGGGTTCTCAATGATAATTTTTTCTCTTCTTGTCTACATGATTTTTAATTTTTTTGTGATCCTTCTTCTCAGCCGACGGTATGTCAAATTCAAATTCGAAGTCGATTTTGGCTACTGGAGAAAATTCATCAAAGAATCGCTTCCTATGGGAATCGCTGTTGTCATAACCTTCCTTTACTTCAAAACTGACACAATTATGCTTTCAATGATGCGATCCAGTTCCGATGTGGGAATTTATAACGCCGCCTACAAAGTTATTGAAAACATCACCTTCTTTCCGGCAATGATCATTGGGCTCATTCTTCCATTAACTGCGCGTTATATTTTTACTGACAAAAAAAAATTCCACAATATTTCCGATAAAACATTCAAGTTTTTCGTAATACTAATAATCCCCATAATTGTCGGGACATTGTTTTTGTCGGATGGAATCATTAAGCTGATTGGCGGAGGAGGATTTGCCGAGTCGGCCAATGTTCTTCGAATAATAATATTCTCTCTGGCGTTTATATTCTTCGGAAGCTTCTTTAACAACATCCTTTTAGCTGGGAATCTTCAAAAAAAATTAATGATCGCTTTGGGATTTTGCGCCATTTTCAATATCTCAATTAATTTCTATCTGATTCCGCGTTACTCATACCTCGGAGCTTCATATACTTCCGTCTTCACAGAAATGCTAGTGGCAATTTTTGGATTTTATCTTTCTAAAAAATATCTCCGATATACTCCGCGAATAAACAATATCGGCAGCATGTTCGCTTCCGGCATAGCTATGTCTCTATTTCTTTTTATTTTTCAAGGATTTAATTTTTTTATGATAGCTTTGGGAAGTACTGCTGTTTATCTTATTTTTCTCTACATAACCAAAGCTATCTCACAGGACGAAATCAAAAGCCTTTTCAATCGGGAAAAAATTCAAATTGAAGAAATTTTTCCAGAAGAACCCATCGGGTAA
- a CDS encoding glycosyltransferase family 2 protein: MKKAHKIFVIILNYNGKDAIKHCLDSVFCSDYPNLEAVVVDNDSKDGSFELAKNLYPKFHFIKNATNSGFSAGNNVGIRFALEKMADYIFLLNNDAFLEKDTLSKLVESAENSKAGIFSPIIYNESGNIWFSGGKIIWSKMRAIHINERPNKKDAFSTQYVTGCAMLVKKEVFKKIGLLSEDYFLYYEDADFCLRAKKEGFDSMVVPTAKVIHCEKSELDLSNKIYWLVLSGLIFFKKNTPPAFRMLTHPYLYLRKIKNMADNLNNRNRYAPTVKKAYLDFKKWKENPKYPL, encoded by the coding sequence ATGAAAAAAGCTCACAAAATATTCGTAATAATATTAAACTATAACGGAAAAGACGCGATTAAGCATTGCCTTGATTCCGTTTTTTGTTCTGACTATCCTAATCTTGAAGCAGTAGTTGTTGATAACGATTCCAAGGACGGCTCTTTCGAGCTTGCCAAAAATCTTTATCCCAAATTCCACTTTATTAAAAATGCCACAAATTCCGGATTTTCAGCCGGAAATAATGTTGGCATTCGCTTTGCTCTGGAAAAGATGGCAGATTATATTTTTCTTCTCAATAATGATGCCTTCTTAGAAAAAGACACTTTATCGAAATTAGTTGAATCGGCGGAAAATTCGAAAGCCGGTATTTTTAGTCCGATTATATACAATGAAAGTGGAAATATTTGGTTTTCTGGAGGAAAAATAATTTGGTCGAAAATGAGAGCTATCCACATCAACGAAAGACCGAATAAAAAAGACGCTTTTTCAACACAATATGTCACCGGGTGCGCTATGCTGGTCAAGAAAGAAGTATTTAAAAAGATAGGCCTTCTTTCTGAAGATTATTTTTTGTATTATGAAGACGCTGACTTTTGCCTAAGAGCAAAAAAGGAAGGTTTTGATTCAATGGTTGTTCCAACCGCAAAAGTAATCCACTGTGAAAAAAGCGAATTGGATTTATCCAATAAAATTTATTGGCTGGTTCTTTCCGGATTAATTTTTTTCAAAAAAAATACTCCTCCGGCTTTCAGAATGTTGACTCATCCATATCTTTACCTTAGAAAAATAAAAAATATGGCGGATAATCTGAATAACAGAAACCGCTATGCACCCACTGTTAAAAAAGCCTACTTAGACTTCAAAAAATGGAAAGAAAACCCCAAATATCCTTTATAA
- a CDS encoding glycosyltransferase family 2 protein: protein MERKPQISFIIVNYNSKDYLEKCLASVFNNTQNISKEIIVVNSCDDILTHSEDIKIITALENKGFGYACNVGAKAAQGETLCFLNPDTEIVSDYFEKIISEFEKDSAIGIIGPKLVDENNNNIQEWCAGKEVNLSDILLNNIGLKRSKKIWESNESVECAWVSGACLFIKKELFEKLKGFDENFFLYFEDIDLCQRARNLGYKIIYNPKFTVKHFGGKSFEDKKKQKKLYYESQDYYFEKHFGKIATNLLKLIRSTVITR, encoded by the coding sequence ATGGAAAGAAAACCCCAAATATCCTTTATAATCGTAAATTATAACAGCAAGGATTATCTCGAGAAATGCCTGGCTTCTGTTTTTAATAATACTCAAAATATTTCCAAGGAAATTATCGTCGTAAATAGTTGCGATGATATCCTAACTCATTCGGAAGATATCAAAATAATAACTGCCTTGGAAAATAAAGGCTTCGGATATGCCTGCAATGTCGGCGCCAAAGCAGCACAAGGAGAAACCTTGTGTTTTTTAAATCCTGATACGGAAATAGTTTCTGATTATTTTGAAAAAATAATTTCCGAATTTGAAAAAGATTCTGCTATTGGAATAATCGGACCGAAACTTGTTGATGAAAATAATAATAATATTCAAGAATGGTGCGCCGGGAAAGAAGTTAATTTATCGGATATACTATTAAACAATATCGGACTAAAAAGAAGCAAAAAAATATGGGAAAGCAATGAGTCGGTAGAATGCGCTTGGGTAAGCGGAGCTTGCCTGTTTATCAAAAAAGAATTATTTGAAAAGCTAAAAGGATTTGACGAAAACTTCTTCCTATATTTTGAAGACATCGACCTTTGCCAGCGCGCTAGAAATTTAGGTTATAAAATAATATATAATCCGAAATTTACCGTTAAACATTTTGGAGGAAAAAGCTTTGAAGACAAAAAAAAACAGAAAAAACTATATTATGAATCGCAAGATTATTATTTCGAAAAGCACTTTGGAAAAATAGCAACAAACCTGTTAAAATTAATCAGATCCACTGTTATAACAAGATAA